CGTGGTCGCGCTGCAGCAAAGAAGGCCTCTGAGCCcaccgtcgaggaggaagagcccaagtccaagacccGTGGCAgacccaaggccaagtccGGCAAGGGCGAGCTCCCCAGCACAAAGTCTTCGGATGCCCCTACGACAAAGCGAGGACGAGCTGCAAAGGCGCCggctgtcaaggctgcttcCCCCAAGGGTGTTGTCAAGAAGGGCAGGGCGGCTCAGACAGGTGTGAGGAGGGGACTTCGATCAAAGGCTTAAGTACCTGTTGAAGTAGACATTGATGAATGCGTATCTGAAAATTGGGCGGGAACCTGTTTAGTGGATGGTTATATGGCTTGGATGGGGCATGGCTTTTTTGTCTTGGCGTTACGGTAGATGAAGGTTCTGTCATGGACGAGGAACGGAATGGCAAGGAATGGAATAGCATCATGAGAAACAATGCTTTGAGGTCAATCAATACAAACACTTGAGTACAAGATGACATGATCTGTTCAAGTTGTAATGTGCTTGTGCTGCAACCCGGCTTGCTCAGCTAACACGATCTTGGtatccatggatccatagATGCTAACGAGTGTGAAGAGTGTCTCAGTGGAGAGGGCAACCTGGATCTCGCATCGCACAAGAGAGAAGCCTTCAGAGTCGGAACCTGGTGATCTCATTCTAACCTCAATCATCCATGGTCGATCTATCATCCGAAGAATTGTCAATGTCTATTCTTCactctgctgcttcttcctctctaCCATCGCTCGCCCTCCCGCATTTTAAAGACCATCTCACTTGTGCCTGAGGGCATGCCGAGAAAACGAGAAAGGCTGATATATATCCGACTACCGAACCAGATGTAGCAGATACGCTACTTCTACAGAATCGCTGTTACGAAATCACTATCAACAGACTCCTGTCCCCCAAGCTATCTCTTCGCTCAAGCAACTCCGTCACAGTTGTCCaatctgctgctggcccGCTAACCAGCTCTTAACGTTAGTTTCTGTGCTGTACAGCTCCcgattcttctcttcactctTTCTGGAGTCTGGCTTCACCATTCGGATTCCATGTTCCAATCGAGCCAGCGTCATGGCATAGTTCTCGTTCCGGCACCAGGTATTGACTGTCTGGGTGGCTATCTTGATCTCTCTGCCGTCAAGCTCCCATAAAGCTAGCTGGGCGATGTCCTTTTCATCCAGCGATATGGCGTAGGTTTCATCGTGGGGCTCGTCCGACACCCCTCCCTCCGATATACGTCTTCTCTTCTGCGACAGACGGTTGAGGAACATGTGCCAGATTTTCTCCCGCGCCTCCCGCGTGAGAGGGGGGAACACGAGGTGCATGGTGACCCTGCTGCGGAACGCACTATCGATGCAAACCAAGTTTGTTGTGAGAAAGATGATGCCGCTAAAATACTCAAGCTCGTGAAGAAGAGCGCAGAACAGCCCGTTGCGATCAACATCGCGGGGCTCCCGCTGAGCAATAAAGACATCTGCCTCGTCTAGCAGGATTATCGCGTTCCACGCCGATGCAATCTTCGAGGTGCGCTGAAATTTGGCACCCAAGGAGGCGACGTCGGTGCCTAAGTCATCGGCTTGCAGGTGATAGAGCGGCCGATGGAGACGATCTGCAATGGCTTCGGCCATCAGAGTCTTGCCTGTGCCAGGGGGGCCCGAGAGCAGGACAATAAGACCTTGTCCTTTGTCGGCGATGATATCCAGATCTTGCATGGTCGTTGAAGTGCCGTTAGTCATGTTGTGACTCCGAACAACGGAAAGGACCATGTCTTTTTTCTGCTCATCAAGCACGAGTTGTGAGTAAGCCTCACAGTTCCAAGTCATGGGTTGAATGTCTTCGACGAAGAATTGGCCTGGACAAATGAATCGTCAGCTAGCCGTTGGAGCATCTAAGAAAGACAATACCTACACCACAGTTTCATCTTCAGGGAAAAGCCACTAATTATCTCATTCATGAAGACAAGTTCATCGGGTTTCTGAAGCATCTCATTCTCGTTGATGACCTGGTCCTCGTCACTGAGTCTCTGTTGCTGGTCATTGGAATTGCTGTCTTCTGGTCGGTCCCGCGTCCACTCCTTCGCAGGATCATTTTTCTCTCGCTGTCCCATGTTTAAGTGATACTTGTGATAGCCCCATGCGTCGATTAGGATGCGGCCGTTGACATGTTGCCTCAGCCTGCCACGCTCGTCCTCATATATGGCGATGCCATTGTAGGTACGGTACGCGACGCCCTGCAGGTCAAGAACCTTTCTGCCTCGCGCAGTGAGACGCTCCGTAATCGAGTCTTTGTCGTTGTGGAACTCAAAGGGATAGCAACCGAGTTTGCGAATAGGTTTATTGCCAGTAAAGCCCGGGATGACCAGATACCTTTTGCTCCAGTAGAAGCCCTCGCCGGAGAATGAAATGGTCTTGCAGGTGATGACAAGCTGGCAGTTACCTCGGCTCCCCTGGTACTCGGCTGAATCAACCTTTCTGAGAGTATGGGAGCCCATGCAGTAGCTGTAGACACTGGAGTTGCGAGGAAACAGTGTCCAGGCTGTGCTGAAGTCGATTAGCTCActctggagaagcttggctgtcttggcACTTAGGGCCCGGAATAGTTCGTTAAGTATGTCAACAAACAGCTTGAGGAAGGGCTCAAGCGGGTCATCGTGCTTTTCGCAGAAGAGGTCCACAATTTTCCTCTGTTGAAACCAAAGGGGACGAAAGGGCTCCCTGAAAGTGGCAACGCTTCGAGGGTCAAGGTGTACGTTCTCCTCTTTGAGGATGGGGGCGAGGGCAGAAACCAGTCGAAGATTTTGCACATCGACACGGCAGATTTTCCAGTGATAATCACCATTGAGCCCGACCTTGCCATGGTCCTTGATCCTGAAAAGCTTGATGGCGGCACTGTCCTGATCGTCGGCAGCCTCTTTCGAGATCTGTCTCCGGGACTCGTCCGTCCATTGATTGACGCCGCCTGAAGTTTTGTCTTCGTACATGGTCTTTATGATGGGGTTTGCACCAAAACCGGGTACCCTGGTGTCTTTCCTCCCGGGGGCTTGCATTTCCTCGTCGCTATCGAGATCAACGGGCTGGCGCGAAGGCGAATCCTCCTGATGGACCTCGTCATGCAGGCGTTGGCGAGTATCGTGGGAGTTGCCGTGAAACATGGCGAGGGGCTTTCCTGAATAACAATGGATGTTAATGGGCGTGGGTAAATGCTGGATGAAGAATTATGGATGAATAAGTTCGGTTTCGCGACGTCTCGTGCTGGAAGAGGCATGAGGTTAGTAGAGAGCCACGAGATGAAAGTAAGGCAACCTGTAGTGCGCCTACCACAGGAAGTGCATCATAGCGCAGTAGGTAGTTACTTCCAAACTCAACCAGTGTCGTGTAGTTCTAGCATTGTGTTGGAAACTGCGTCCTT
This Fusarium keratoplasticum isolate Fu6.1 chromosome 6, whole genome shotgun sequence DNA region includes the following protein-coding sequences:
- a CDS encoding AAA domain-containing protein; the protein is MFHGNSHDTRQRLHDEVHQEDSPSRQPVDLDSDEEMQAPGRKDTRVPGFGANPIIKTMYEDKTSGGVNQWTDESRRQISKEAADDQDSAAIKLFRIKDHGKVGLNGDYHWKICRVDVQNLRLVSALAPILKEENVHLDPRSVATFREPFRPLWFQQRKIVDLFCEKHDDPLEPFLKLFVDILNELFRALSAKTAKLLQSELIDFSTAWTLFPRNSSVYSYCMGSHTLRKVDSAEYQGSRGNCQLVITCKTISFSGEGFYWSKRYLVIPGFTGNKPIRKLGCYPFEFHNDKDSITERLTARGRKVLDLQGVAYRTYNGIAIYEDERGRLRQHVNGRILIDAWGYHKYHLNMGQREKNDPAKEWTRDRPEDSNSNDQQQRLSDEDQVINENEMLQKPDELVFMNEIISGFSLKMKLWCQFFVEDIQPMTWNCEAYSQLVLDEQKKDMVLSVVRSHNMTNGTSTTMQDLDIIADKGQGLIVLLSGPPGTGKTLMAEAIADRLHRPLYHLQADDLGTDVASLGAKFQRTSKIASAWNAIILLDEADVFIAQREPRDVDRNGLFCALLHELEYFSGIIFLTTNLVCIDSAFRSRVTMHLVFPPLTREAREKIWHMFLNRLSQKRRRISEGGVSDEPHDETYAISLDEKDIAQLALWELDGREIKIATQTVNTWCRNENYAMTLARLEHGIRMVKPDSRKSEEKNRELYSTETNVKSWLAGQQQIGQL